The stretch of DNA AATTGCATCCCCTGAACGCAGTCGTTAAGAAAAAAATGTAACTAAATGTACCCATATCAAGCAATTTGTCAAAGTCTTGCTAGAAAGCGATCGCCAAAAATTTTTCAACCAGTTCAAAAGCGCGATCGCATTGTTCATATCCCTTGATCAATTTGAGACAATAATAATCAAGATGACTAAATCAGTATCAGTTTTGAAATTATGCCAACATTAGAAGAAATTAAACAAATGATCTTTCAGTTACCGATACAAGAACAAATAATACTAATGGAAGATTTAGAAGAAAAACTAGAAACTCTACAAATAATGCAACTAGCCGAAACTGGTTTTACAGAATGGAATGACGAGGAAGAAGATATCTATGATGTCTAAGCCTCAACCTGGAGAAATATGGTTAGTCCGATTTCCATTTAGCGATCTAACTTCTGCTAAACTAAGACCCGCACTTATCCTCGCAGTTCATCGAGAAGAAGTAATTATTTTGGGTATATTTTCTAAAATTCCTGCTGGTGTTTTGCACAATAGCTGGGTATTGATTCAAGATAGCGATGCTCAATTTTTACAAACAGGCTTAAAGAAAACATCGTTGATTAGAGCCGATAAAATAGCTACAGTCAGTATATCGGTATTTAAAAGAAAATTAGGCTACTTATCAATAGACTTATTAGTTAAAGTGCAAAAAGCTTTAAAAAATGTCTTGAATCTTGCTTAAGAGTTCTTTTAATAATCTTTGATATGTAGCTTGTAAAGTAGATACATAGTGCGATCGCATTTATCAATTAATGTTCTTATTCTTCCTCAAGTAAATCGGCTCGCAGATCGTCTAAAGTTCCTCGTTTAGCTTGTCCTGTTTCAATTGCTTTCAAAGTTTGAGTCGCATTGTAAGCAATTTCTGTTCTTTTCTTCTCAATCCGTCGTTAAGTTGTTGAATAGATACAGTCTCACTCATAAATAATAGTTTTTATGCCTAAGTATAGAAGCTCGATTTTTATTGTAGTGCGATTAAAGCTCTAATCATTGGAATCGTATTTTAAACAAAACAGTCTTGATCGCATAAAGTTTGTCAAGATGTTAAAAGCGCGATCGCTGTTGTCTAAACAATTTAAATCAACCAAAACTTTAGCTTTTTTAGATGATGATAATTGATCTGACAAAAAAAAACTGAACCAGGTTTAGGGTGGGCCATGCCCACCTTAATTATTTTCTATAACCAATTTCCTACCAGGACAAAAGGAGCCCAATAGTAAGGATGACGATATTGAGAGTCGGGAGTTTGTAATAAAGTAAGTTGAGCTTGGCGTAATGCTTGAGCTTTATTAATTTGAGTGTTACTAGCTAAGTTTTGATAAAAGTAACCCATCAATTCGGATGTCGCATCGTCATTAGCACCCCAAAGAGTTGCTAAAGTACTCCGTGCGCCAGCGCGAACAGCCACACCAGCTAATCCCAACACCGCTTGATTATCACCTTCTGCTGTATTACAAGCACTAAGAACCAGTAATTCAATTGGTTTAGTTCTTCTCAGGCTACCTACTTTGAGTAAATTATCTAATTGTTTGACATTGATTAGTTTATTGCCTGTAGGATCGCCACTGACGATAAAAGTTTGGTCAGAAGTAGAACTAAATTGACCATGAGTAGCAAGGTGAACTACGGGAAAATCCGATTGTTGTAGTCTTTGTTGAAGACTAGCTTGAGTAAATTGATTATTCAGGAGAATTTCTGAGTCTTTGAAGATAGTTTTAATGACTTTTAACTCTTCTTCTACTTTAGGAATAGGAGGAAGTTCTAGTTCTGGTAATCCTTGAGTTACCCCAGCAGCTAAGACTTTAATCGGTTGTCTGGCAAGGGGTTGAGGATTAGTTAGCTGTAAGCCGGAACTAAGAGCAACATTGTAATCTTTTTCAATCAGATAGGTTTTTTGTTCTCTGTCATAAAGCATTGCCATCGGAATGTTCCGCAAAGAACCATCTAAAACAAATACTAAGGTTTTAACTTTGTGTTTGGTTAAATCTGGCTCGATGGGTCGAATTAACCAATCATAGATTGTTTCAGCTAGAGGTAAAATATCTTGATTGAGGGATGTTTGTAGGTTTGTTTCAATCTGTTGTAATTGTCCTCTTTGTTCTGTTGTTCCTCTGGTACTTCTGACTTGTTCAGCAACTCCTGGATCTCGAAAAGCATTGTTGCGTAATTGCTTGATTGTTCTTTGAACTTCTTGTTTGGAAATATCGGTATAGTAACGTCGTAAATCTTGTCCAGGAATTGTAGCAATTACTTCTAAACGTTGATCCAAAATAATTGGATAAATAACGGCTGCTTGCTGGTCAACCTGATCGATAATAACTGGTTCTTCAGCAACTTCAGAACAAGGATCACGGAAGAAGTTATCTAGTTCTACAATTTGAAGTGATTCTAAGACATCCCGAGCTTTGTTGAGTTCTGCTTGCGTAGGTTCTTCTTTTAACAAAATACTCACAAATTCACGAAAAATAGGCTCTACAGGAGTAGTAGCTAAATCAGTCCGCAAAGCTTTAATTGTATTAAAGGAGGCTTCGTAAGCTGCGATCGCACCTGGACGATCATTTTCTTGGTTAAGAATTCTACCTAGTTGTCTTTGCCAACGATAGGCAATTTCGGGATAATCTGTGGTAGGAACGAGTTGAATGGCTTGTTCAGTTAATCTTTTGGCTTCCGAGTATTGTTGCTGTTTTTCGTAAAGTTGACCTAAATAACCCAACGCTTCTGCTTCTGCGGAGTTGTTCTTAATTTGACGTGCATCTTTAGCTGCTACAGCAAGTATTTGAGCCGTATTAGCATCAACTATTCCTTGGCGAATTAAACTTTGAGCGTAGTTAATTCGAGAAAAAATACCAATGCGACTGGCAGGTAAGTTACTAACTTTGGGTTGTAGTTGTTGACTTAAAGCAACAATCTGGGGTTGTAGTTGATTGGCTAACTGATATTGAAGTTGTACTGCACCAGTTCTAACTTGGTTTAAGAAACTGGCATCAGTAATACCTAATTCATCAAGATTATTTTGTAGTTCTGTGGTAGCTGTTTGCCAAAATTCCCAAGAATCGATTAGTAAACTCAAATGATTTAATTCGGCTCGAAGTCCATTGAAATCAGAATTTTCAACTGTAGCTGCTTGTTGATAATAATTGAGTGCTGGTTGATAAGGCTTTAGTGCAGCAGTAGCCGAACCTCCCTGGTTAGATACTACATCAAGCGCAACAGTTTGGGGAGGAAAGCGATTTTGGTTTTGTTCAGCGATCGCTCTAGCTGTGTTGCCTAAACTTAGTAAAGCAGCAGTGGTTTCTACAGGGGAATCAACCGCTTTGGCAGTATCTAAACTAAAATTAAGAACTGATTCTGCTACATGACCATAACCAGTTTCACGTAAATAGTCACCTAAACGCAATAATCCTGTCGCTTTATTGAGAGAATCGGGTTGTTCAATAATTGGTTTCAGGATGGTTTTAACTTGTTGTTGGGGTTGGGAGTCTTGCTCGACGTTGGCTACTAAATTCTGTTCGATTGATTGAGCCTTTTGTTGCAATTGAAGACAATTAAACTGCTCTACAGCAAAAGCCTCTAAAACAGTCTGACAAGATTGGGGATAAAGTCCTAAAGCTTGTTGAGCAGTAGCAGTATTAATCAAACTTTCTGTTTTACCTTCCAGATTTCCAGCAGTAGCATAAAGCTCGGCAGCTTCCTGCCAATTTGCGATCGCTTGATCTAATTTTCCTGCTTCATAAAAGGTTCTGCCTTGTTGAGCCAGATTTGCTGGTTGAGCAGCAATAACTTTTCCTTCTAGAGAAAGGACAGGTAGACACAAAGTAGTAATCAGTCCCAAACCTGCTAATAAAATAATTCTTAGGTGTCGCTTTAAAACACGAGACAGTATCTCTATACGAATCTTCATTGTCTTGCCCTAATTGAATGGGTAAATTGATTAAAAAGGTAAATATTCTAAAGAAAAATAAATTCCGTCTTCCTGTAAGGTTCGGTCTTGATCTTCCACTTCTACTAAAGGAATACCCCAATCTAAACGAGCATTCAAGCGATCGCTCAGGGATAGTTGCAAACCTAAACCCAAAGAAAAGAGGGTATCTTCGTCTTGTTGGTTGTTATCATCTGATTTGTTCCAAGTTGTACCAAAATCCAGAAAAGGAATTACTGCAACCGAACTAGTATTTTCATTCCAGCGTAAAACGGGAATTCTAACTTCTGCGGAAGCAAAAATGCCACTATCTCCTAGTAAAGCATCCTGACGATAACCCCGTGCGCTTTCTGCACCACCCAAACTAAACTGTTCTAAAGGAACAAGTTGACTCGTTGAAAGTTGAAGATCCGAACGCAACAACAGATTAATATTAGATTCAGCATCGAGTTGACGTAACCATTGAGCTTGACCCCGCCAAGCAAAAAACTTGCTATCTGGTGCATTCTCATTAATCGTTGAATCAAACAAATCCAAACCCACACTAAATTGCGACCGCGCTGCTAAAACTTCTCTACGAGTACGTCTAGTCCAATCTTGGAAAAATCGCACTGCCGATACTGTCGTTTCCCCGTCGTCATTAGCTCCCACTGACAGAGGAAAAGGATCATTTAATAAAGTAGTTTTATTTGCTTGACGAGAAAGTTCTACTCCCACCGCTAACTCTTGAGTAGAATCAGCATTAGCAGTTAAAAGAATTGGTTGCCGAAAAGTCAATTGATATTGATCGGTTTCCGAATCAATATCAAGCTCATCAAAAGGTGGTTCAACAATCTCACTTTCAACAAAACGATAGCGAAAACCAACTGTACCGTTCAGAGAATTAATCGGAACTGTATACCCTGCTTCATAATCATCCGAACCATCAGTATTTTTATAAACAAAACTAGCGCGATCGCCTTCTCCAGCAAAGTTATTATGATTAAGGGCAATTCCCCGTTGAAAACTTCCGACACTAGGAGTACGACTATTATTAACAAATAATTCTGGTTTAAACGCAGGTGCTTGATTAACTTCTACTTCCAAATTCCAGCGATCGCGCCTTGCCCCGACAGATAGTTCTGCTGTTAAATTTTCTACTAAAGGATCTAACTGTAATAGTTGTAGTGACTCTTGCAGTTTATTAATATTTAAAGGAGTTTTTCCACCACGAGCAACTCGACTGCGAACATACTCTTCACTCAATCTACCGTTAACTTTAACCGCAATATCTTCCAGTCTTCCCTCAATAATTTGAACCTTAATGACACCATCTTGAATATCTTGTTGGGGAACAACTGCACCTGAATTGATATAACCTTGACTGTTATAAAATCTAGTTAAAATTGTTTCTACTTGAAGCAACTCAGCAAAAGTAATCGGACGATTAGTATATTGCTTAATTAATTCTTGTAACTCTTCCTCGTCAAAAACTGTACTTCCTTCAATTTGAAACTGTTTGACTTCAACTGTGCCTGATAAATCCCCTGGTTGTTGTCCTGGTGGAGTTGCTGGCGGTTGTTCTAACAGATCTTCTAAAGGTGGTAGCGGTTTTAACTGTGGTGATTCTGGTTGAGTTGGTTCAATCGGAGTAAAAGGTGGAATGTTTGGTCGAGGTGATGCATCAGGAGGTAATGATTGAGCCTCAACTGGTAGATTGCTTCCTAAGACTAACATTATTGGAAAAGCGACTACCGAAGGTAGCAGCGAAGCGATCGATGTTTTTTGAAATAAATAGTGCCAAAAGCTGTTCATTTTAAGTGATTATTATTAGATTGCTTTGCCTAGCTGGCTTTATTTGGTTAATTTTGTTTTTCCCAGAATAGGATAAGTACAAACTCTTAGACAAGTTACTCAAATTTTTTTCGTATAAATACAGTTATTTTGATTGGAATTAGCAATCCTTTGAACTAAA from Stanieria cyanosphaera PCC 7437 encodes:
- a CDS encoding type II toxin-antitoxin system PemK/MazF family toxin; its protein translation is MMSKPQPGEIWLVRFPFSDLTSAKLRPALILAVHREEVIILGIFSKIPAGVLHNSWVLIQDSDAQFLQTGLKKTSLIRADKIATVSISVFKRKLGYLSIDLLVKVQKALKNVLNLA
- a CDS encoding CHAT domain-containing protein — its product is MKIRIEILSRVLKRHLRIILLAGLGLITTLCLPVLSLEGKVIAAQPANLAQQGRTFYEAGKLDQAIANWQEAAELYATAGNLEGKTESLINTATAQQALGLYPQSCQTVLEAFAVEQFNCLQLQQKAQSIEQNLVANVEQDSQPQQQVKTILKPIIEQPDSLNKATGLLRLGDYLRETGYGHVAESVLNFSLDTAKAVDSPVETTAALLSLGNTARAIAEQNQNRFPPQTVALDVVSNQGGSATAALKPYQPALNYYQQAATVENSDFNGLRAELNHLSLLIDSWEFWQTATTELQNNLDELGITDASFLNQVRTGAVQLQYQLANQLQPQIVALSQQLQPKVSNLPASRIGIFSRINYAQSLIRQGIVDANTAQILAVAAKDARQIKNNSAEAEALGYLGQLYEKQQQYSEAKRLTEQAIQLVPTTDYPEIAYRWQRQLGRILNQENDRPGAIAAYEASFNTIKALRTDLATTPVEPIFREFVSILLKEEPTQAELNKARDVLESLQIVELDNFFRDPCSEVAEEPVIIDQVDQQAAVIYPIILDQRLEVIATIPGQDLRRYYTDISKQEVQRTIKQLRNNAFRDPGVAEQVRSTRGTTEQRGQLQQIETNLQTSLNQDILPLAETIYDWLIRPIEPDLTKHKVKTLVFVLDGSLRNIPMAMLYDREQKTYLIEKDYNVALSSGLQLTNPQPLARQPIKVLAAGVTQGLPELELPPIPKVEEELKVIKTIFKDSEILLNNQFTQASLQQRLQQSDFPVVHLATHGQFSSTSDQTFIVSGDPTGNKLINVKQLDNLLKVGSLRRTKPIELLVLSACNTAEGDNQAVLGLAGVAVRAGARSTLATLWGANDDATSELMGYFYQNLASNTQINKAQALRQAQLTLLQTPDSQYRHPYYWAPFVLVGNWL
- a CDS encoding ShlB/FhaC/HecB family hemolysin secretion/activation protein, whose protein sequence is MNSFWHYLFQKTSIASLLPSVVAFPIMLVLGSNLPVEAQSLPPDASPRPNIPPFTPIEPTQPESPQLKPLPPLEDLLEQPPATPPGQQPGDLSGTVEVKQFQIEGSTVFDEEELQELIKQYTNRPITFAELLQVETILTRFYNSQGYINSGAVVPQQDIQDGVIKVQIIEGRLEDIAVKVNGRLSEEYVRSRVARGGKTPLNINKLQESLQLLQLDPLVENLTAELSVGARRDRWNLEVEVNQAPAFKPELFVNNSRTPSVGSFQRGIALNHNNFAGEGDRASFVYKNTDGSDDYEAGYTVPINSLNGTVGFRYRFVESEIVEPPFDELDIDSETDQYQLTFRQPILLTANADSTQELAVGVELSRQANKTTLLNDPFPLSVGANDDGETTVSAVRFFQDWTRRTRREVLAARSQFSVGLDLFDSTINENAPDSKFFAWRGQAQWLRQLDAESNINLLLRSDLQLSTSQLVPLEQFSLGGAESARGYRQDALLGDSGIFASAEVRIPVLRWNENTSSVAVIPFLDFGTTWNKSDDNNQQDEDTLFSLGLGLQLSLSDRLNARLDWGIPLVEVEDQDRTLQEDGIYFSLEYLPF